ggcacaacaacttcATGAGGTCTGggctgccatttctggctttctttgacttttttcccgtagctggatagacTGTACTGCGTACTGGGGTATTGGTAAAGATGGGATTTTAGACCGGTCCTGTCCTGTGAAGACTGGCGCCACTACCATTacaaatacaccaccggatCGTCCCAAAAAGGATGACTTTAAGGCTTTACAATTGAGTAGCTTAATTCTGTCCAAAGAGTATATTGGCTACCAAACCATTTTCAATATGTATCAACGTTGTTTTATACTCTAACTGAATTTAGACTCTTTTTAATGTATATGACTTTTCCTTTAAATTTATATATGTTCATGTATTTAACTTCCAGAGTACTTCAGGAGGAACCCGTGATAATTACAGTcagaaattgtttgttttcttaacGTTGTATAAAATCTCCATATTTTGTTTATCCAAGCACGGTCGTACGCCCTTCGAGGGGGATCGTACTTTGAACTGCCACTTTGAATGGAAGGTTTACTTTTGTGGGTGTCCGATAAGCAAGTCAATCGATTATGgcttaattaatttttgttctaACTTCGTGAGAAATCGGTTCGTCATTCTTTGCAATATGGAATAGTTGATATGGGAAATGTTTGAAGTGATCCTGTTGTTAATGCTAATGCATTTCACTTGATATATACAAAAAGCTGAAGAATCTTGCAGCTTCAACTACATTTCACGTAATAAACAAAGTAGTTTTCTTTGCCATTTAGATAACGTTTCAAGTATCGCAAAACCTTATTAGGAAGCCACCTTACGAGTGTATGTGAACTTTTATCAAGAACCGATGGCAAGGTGGTTAGTATGATAAGAAAAGTATTGCCATTCAAGGGCTCTGTCAACTTCTCGCTGTAACGCGCTATCAACATTGGGGTTTCTTCTGCCTCAAGGAAAATATTTACCAACACACTCCACAATCGCCATTAGTATTTAAGAACGACGCCGAACTTATTCGCCCGTTATTCTCCGCATGGATGTCAATTTTTTCCACCTACTGGTAGTGTCGTGACGTGTCTATGGTGCATCGCTGTGCAGAATTAGTTCATCACCGAGATGTCTCATAGGTTGCTGCTGAGCAGCTTGTGTCTGCTGTTCGGTTTTCTGGCGCACAGTGCGGTGGTCGCACAAACCGAGTACAACCTAACGTTTGACCGCTCATCAACCGTAGTCAACGTCAATTTGAAAACTCGCGAACTTCGCGTCACGTACTCTGGTCTGGTAGTGCAACAGATCCGTCTCAGTTCGAATTTGGACCCGGCAGCCGAATACACCGAAACGGCGGACGGATTTACGCTCACGAATGTCGCTACGGACGGGACAGTGTTGGAACTGGCAAAGGAAGTAGACGACTCCAGTTACTCACAGTTTTCCGTGATAAGAAATGCCGTACCTTCGAATGTTGTGATCGTCGACTGTGCCAATCTGCTCAGCACGCACTGGTACGGTGGACCCCAGCAGAAGCATCAATACTGGCCGGTGCAAAAGCTGCGCTTCAACCGCTACAGCATGCTGTCGAAGGAGGCGAACAACAGTGCCGTCGGCGACCGTTACTGGCTCAATGCACTCGGGTCGTTCCTGCACGTGGATCCATGGGCACCGTTGTTCGTCGACCAGAACTATGGTCAGCCGGGGTTTATGTGTCTTGAGTCGCGAGCCGTCTTGCCGTACGATACGTACGAACCAAGCTACGACGTGCGCTACACGATCGGTGTGGGCGAGAATGCCCGCAAGGCACATATGGGGGCCGTTGGACACATCTTGGGCAAACCTTCCGGCCatccagccgaatcgatggTAACGGAACCGATCTGGTCAACGTGGGCCCGGTACAAGCGGGACATTAATAGCGAGGTTGTGCTCAAGTTTGCCCGTGAGATTATCGACAACGGATTCGTCGGCCAGTACGAACTGGACGATGATTGGGAATGGTGCTATGGAGCGCTCACCTTCAATCGCACCAAGTTCCCGGACATTCTCAGCACGATCACCACGATCCGGGAGCTGGGTTTCGCCCGGACGACGCTTTGGATCCATCCGTTCATCAACAAGGGTTGCGAACCGTGGTATTCTGAGGCCCACCGGCGTGGCTATCTGGTCGCCGATCACTCGGGCAACACCGACACCGAATGGTGGAACTCTGTGCGCGGTCAGGCGGCGTATGTCGATTTCACTAAGGCGGAAGTTCGCGAATGGTTCAGCAACCGGCTGCAGGCCATCCTCGATGAGTCCAGCATTGACAGCTTCAAGTTTGATGCCGGCGAGAGCAGCTGGACTCCACCGGATCCCGTGCTGAACGGGCCGGCCGGTCGTCGACCGAGCCAGATTGTCGGTGACTACTTGCGCACGGTGGCGGCGTTCGGTGATCTGGTCGAGGTGCGGTCCGCCCTCGGTACGCAGGATCTGCCCGTGTTTGTGCGCATGATCGACAAAGATTCGAACTGGGGCTGGAACAATGGGTTGCCTACGCTCATCACCACGCTGCTGCAGCTGAACATGGTCGGCTATCCGCTCGTACTGCCGGATATGGTCGGTGGCAATGGTTACGACGATAGTCCCCCGACGAAGGAGATGTTTATCCGGTGGCTGCAGGCGAACGTATTCATGCCGAGCATACAGTTCTCGTTTGTGCCGTGGGATTTTGACACCGAAACGGTCACCATTGCGCTTGTCATGACCGAGCTACATCGAAGCATAGCACCAGTGATCATGGAGCGGTTTGCACTGGCCGTCTCGGATGGGTTGCCGGTGAATCCACCGCTCTGGTGGCTCGATCCGGACGACCGCATTGCCCAACAAATTTACGATCGTAAGTGTGGCCAACGTCGTATCCGGACCCAATTACGTCTACATTGTGGTTTCTCCCCCTTTTCCCTCTAGAATATCTGCTTGGCGATGACATCATTGCGGCACCGGTAATAGTGAATAATGCACGGGCGCGTGACATTTACCTGCCGAAGGGTTCCTGGACAGATGGTAACACCGGCGAGAAGCAcaccggaccaaaatggtTACGAAACTATCCGGTTCCCTTGGCAATGGTACCGTACTTCACCCGCACGGTTTAGAGCTCACTGTGCCCTTGCCCGGAGGTTGCATGGTTCTCAAAATAATCGCAACTGATATGGTTCCAACAGTCGAAGTGAATGTCTGAAGGGCAACTAATAGTATTGTACGATCGTCTCTACATCTTTACAGATTTCTTTTAGTTAGAATAAATTGCACATTCGTTGTAGTTACTCTTGAGACCTACTCTCTGAACCCTCCGTCGCCTCCATCTGAGAATCGAATAtccaacgccatcactccatctcaattttgGTCTACCACGTCTCCTCTGGCTATGTGGACGTCTTGAAAGACATTACATGCGGGGTCATACAAGGTCTGTAGATTCCCAGTTTCGACCGTCGTGACCGGTGTTATCGCGTGGATGAATTTGCTTATATTGTAGAAAGACCTGGTGTGGCCAACGCTCTATATCAGCCATCACTTTGGCGAGTGTTAagccattgttgttgtttgttctgGCAGCACTGCCAAAGGTGACAGTTTGAACGTCAGCGCCATGCACGTTCTCTTCTATTCTTATCGGCATCCAAGTAAgacgtgttttatgtttttaaagaATAAAGGTTGTAAAACGTAACATTGTTGCTGTCGGTGCTGAACTTTGATGCAACATTGGTGAAATTTGAGACGTCCTCTAGTAAGTACTCACAGTTGGAGTCATGGATGGCCCTCTTTAGCGATAGATTGAAGAGTAGATTTTGTCCTAATTACTTTCACCTTTCCTTACAGTCTATAACTCAATTTACAACCATCTTTAGATAAATGTTGCACAACCTCATAACCAAGCCGACACACGTTTCGCCCTATAGGCCGCACACATTCCAGTGTCGCAAACGGGGGCACGCTTCGAAGGTCGTTGAATGTTTGTCTCCCACCATTCGGGGGCATCGCTTCGATCGGTCACCGAATCTCGGTCAAACTGTATCGTACGCATTTATGAATTGCGTACATTGTTTCAAACGTTCAAACGTTTCGCTGCTCTTGGCACACTACAACGTCATCCTTTTCCACGTTTTAGTCCTCCCATTGCGTTCCATCAATCCACATCGGAAAGACGTGAAGATCGCATAAAAACGTCACCAGTCCACTTGTGCTAAAACATGGCCATCGCACGTACACTACATCTCACAACATGCACGCAAGTGGGGCCACAGTGAAGAGTTCATAACGACCGGATGAAGTCACCCACTACGCCATCACCTtttccaccagcaccacccaTTACTCATGCGTTCATCAGTTCCGCTCGATAAGCGTGTTGTAACTCCGATGTTGCCCGCTTTAACCGACGGGGTTACACACTTTCGCGGTGGGGTTTGTTTTCATCCGGTatgcggtgtgtgtgcgtgttgttcGCGAGGTTTATCGTTCGATACGCAATgatatcaaaataaaaaaaccggtGACCCACACCGCTTACgtatatgtgtgtttgtgtgaggtCGGCTAGCCGCAAGCAGGCAGCATCTGCGCAGATATTCCACCAccgtgtgtgcgcgtgttttCGTGGAGGAAAACAACATTCGCCAAGCGACGGTTGCGGGCTTCAGATGTGATTCGCTCACAGTAGGCCAGTGTGCGGTGTGTTGTTTCGTTCAGCCGTCTTCGATCCCGTGCGCGATCGTGCACTAttatgtgtgttttaatgGAATAGACCCACCACCGATGTACAACCGATCACCACATTGTATTCAAATCAAGTTCCGCTttaaaacaatgtaaaaaCGTGAGAGTTAGTGGGTACAGACAACAGCAGGCAAAAACAAAGAGAAGAGCGCAgaagcaaacattttaaacaaacaatctGCGGGTTCGCCCGCGCTAAAGAACGAGGTTCGCGGGTTCAGTGATCCAATAGCGCTGTACGTTTGCGCCGAAATCCAGTTCAAACTAGGCAAGTGTTCCTAAGCAGTGTGGTTCAAAAACCTTCTCCCAGAGCATTTTTGGCCATCTAGTGCGAAGAGAAGTGCATTACACTGTGAAGTGAATCTTAGCAGCATGGCGAATAGCGTGGCCGGACAGCTACTGGTCTATGCCCTTCTGCTATTCTTCGTGGTTGTGGCCGTGTTTCTTTCCTATGCAATCATTCTACACACCGAGCAGTCGCAGATGTGGAGTACCATCAAGGATCGCGGCGCTACGCGCACTATGCCGAACGGTACCACAAACTACTGGTACTACATTGTACGGGGTAAGTTGGTTTTGTCCAGTGCAGGCACCAGCTGCTGCCTGTTCCCATCCACAGCACATCCGGACGCCACACTTCTTTGGTTGGTTGGGTGGTGTTGTGCTGAAGTTGCTTCAAACATTTCAATCCACCAGCTAGATAAGATTGTGCAGTTTCGTGACCTAGAGACCGAAACTCGCGCATTGTGTCCCCTCCAACAGACACGGATGCTCACTTATCGATCGGAATCAACTTCAACGTAATCGAAACTGCCACCACCACGAACGATGTGTCCAGCGCGGGGGCACTAATAATCATACACAGGCGATACATACAcggggtggtggtgtttgccATATTGAGACGTTCGGGTTATTGAGTTATTTCCCAATCCCCTCCAGCACTGCTGCGCGCACTCGTCGATCGATGGTGTGCTAATTGATTACTAAATGACACACTTAACCAGAAAGGCGGGTGCGGGTCGCAAAAGGGCAAGTTAGTGCGCGAATAATTATGTCCATGGACGTGCACTTCTGCCACTGTGCCCTATTTATTGGCTTTGGTGTACACAAATTGGTTCATAAAATAATTTCGAGATGCTTGGACATGTTAGGCAAATCAATAGCGAGTGCATAAATCACTACCTCGTCAGCAGGGTTCGTCGATTTTAATCCTCTTCTTTACGTTTCATCGAAAATCTTTGCGTCGTTCGATTGATGTGATTAGCGCCCTCTATGAATAAACTTGGGAAGCCTCCAGTTGGATCTAAATCGACCGTTGCATCAAAACACGACcagaaataaatttaacattaTTAGAGTGTATGTTTTAAGCATATCTGATGAATAAACTGAAAACCATGTTGAAATTATATTAACGCGTATAATTAGAATAACGATATTAACTCTATTTACGGAGCAATGCGTGTTCGTTCATAACGCAATATTAAGCAAGACCGTTAATAGTTTGATATGGATCGCTAggcttgggtttttttttcaattttgtgaACTCTTTTTAATATGTTTGTCTAGTGATTACTCTTTCCCAGAGTATATATTTGGAAGAAATGAAACCACCATGACCAGTGGGTGTTTAATAGTTGACATACCGCGCACGAGAAATAAAAAGTTGCTGCTGTTTCAAAAATGAAACGTGTACAGGTCGTGAGTTACTTTGTACGATTGGTAGCCATTATCATTTTGCACAACACAATGACAGCCGTCTTCTGTGATCAAAAGAAAGTGCCGGTGCACTACCCTAATCGGGTCATTTTCAAAAACGATACGAAATCCTTCACCGTGCGTGTGACACGGTTCATCTGTACGGAAACACCGTACGAAGTGTCAGAACTGTTGCAGTGCAAAACTGTTCTGCGGCGCAACAAGCCAACGTTCTTCAACTTTACCGTGCACGTACCGATGGTGTTGAACACAGTGAATTTTCAGGTTAAAACATATTACCGATTGAACAACTATCAGggatttccaatcaatttgAACACGGAAGTGTGTGGCTATTTGCGCAACCCGTCGGACGACATCTTTTCGCGCCATCTTATGTCGATCATGTTTGAAACGATCCCGCATCTTATGTACTACTGTCCACATGGGGTAAATATGCTTAAAGTTATCTAAATTGGTTACCTTTATAttttcgttcggtttttccttttctagaACACAACCTATACAGTAAGCTATTGGCTGGAGGATAAATTCTTTCCCAAATCCATGCCGGCCGGAGACTACCGGCAGGATGTGTGGTTCCGTACTGAGCAGAACAAAACGCTCTTTTCGTATCAAGTGTACTTCTCCGTCCGGAGGATGGGTATATGGCGATCTTTAATCGAATGGTagtcgaacaaacaaacaacgaatATTAATGTAGTGCACAGTCCTGTGGGTTTTACTCCACTTTTACAAGATTTAATAGCAAGTCCAGTCTCCAGGATagttttgtttgcgttgtaGAATTGTACTTTTGAGCCCCGTATGTTGCGTGAGCACATTTCgtttaataaaacaacaaatgcaCTACGGTTGATTTTAAACGCAATCAACTAATATGAATGAATCTTTCGTTGCAACCGTACCGAAGCTAACTGAAGCGTTTCTTTTTaaagtttatatttttatttgtgcaaACTATCAAAATGGGCCAATCGCTATTTTTGGAATATTAAAATGCTTAtgctttctttatttttacacTTTCTATGGTCAACAATAGTGAGATCTGTGAGATGCTCAAGCAGTACTCGTTGTCGTAGAAGCTAAATGTGTCAAGCGTTATTGCTATGAAAGattaaaaatgaatgtttGATTCGAACGATTTAATACAAACATGTGTTAGTGCCATACAATTACTGACAAACGATTAAAAGTCGATTGTAATTTGTACGTAAACGAACGCAAAAGATAATCATAACATTTGCGGCACTTTAACGGACAaccgaaatggaaaaaaggaacatgTTTTCTCGCTTTGGcaagtttgttttgtggatTAGGTAGAGCCGAAGTTGATTGTCATTTGGATTGTCTAGTGTAGTTTCGGACCTGGAACTGGAAATAGTCGCCAAAGCATCACTGGGGAACGATATCAGACTTAAATTTagaggaaaaaaacgcaaaagtaAACCTCAATCAAAGCAGTCAATGTGCGAAAATAACAACACTACAAAATTTACAATCTtctaatgaattattttacaaatcGTTTAGTTTTTCATTTGCACATTGTAAATTGTGCCGGCCAGCTTCACCCGCAAGAAAATGTGTATAAAGGTTTATATTATGTGCATGACGCAGCGTTTCTCATAACCTTGGTATTTAAGTATTGTCTTAATGGTGCTGTTTATCTTTGTTGCTTATCGTGCGGCTCTGAGCATAATTATTCTTGTCACAGTTTTGCAGCTGAAACAAGTTTGCACTAGATTCCACTACCCGCCTGTCCTAAAGACATCAAATACTAACTGCAAACTAACTTCCCGTATTGTAGTTTATATTTTCTCACTTGGCAAACAGTAACAGACTGGACTCGATTCCATTGTTGACCTGCTGGCTCAAGTGCCTTAAAACGGCATCTCGATCCTCTTACGTCGTGCAAATCTTTGTCacaattgtgtgaaatatgTAGAGCGTATTGTGtcattatttaatttagtttCGATTAGGGAAAACATGCCCggaattaaaatattccagcttcaacatttatttgtttatgttattaCACCATATCCCAGCGTCAACATATTCCactttttccctctctctctttgccTTTAGAGATCTTCATATCTAATACATGTATCTGTCTCCATTCATGTGATGCTGTGTACCCTTGGTCTCGCAAGGTAGGGCGGAATCGAAGATTGCCttgaaatgtttgttgtaaACAGCATGCTTGTTTACGCTCAGCAAACTCACACAAGCGCACACGTGTAAACATCGTTGAAAAGATCGCATTGCTGAATGCCGGCACATACGTTTAGCCTATTCACCTCGTGAATCATAACGCATTTATGTATGTATAGCTGAATCATACCCGGCAATGTGACGCGAACGTGTACAGAGAGAACGCGTTCGAACTTACTTTACACATGATCTCACAGATGGCGCATAGAATCGGGTTGCTGGATTGAACATCGAACGATAGCAATCAATAATGCGCAACAATTGTTCAAACAACGAGCATCCCGTCAAGTACTGTTTGTTGAACCTTGATTCAAATTGTGTTTCTTTGGAGttattgtaaattattataaCTACTATCGTTATGCAGTTAATAATTTGCTAATGATCATTATTTTGCAACGGTGATGTATGTATGATAACTATCGCAATTACGACGTGATCAAACATATAGGGTGACGTTTGCTCGTTTAAgggttaaaaaattacacaaaatCCCTCCTTCAGCAGATGGAAGCCGAAAGCGTTATAATAAACATAGCGTCTCTTACAAAGTGTAAGTAGAACAGAAAGAGACAATATTCATTGCCAAATCCTTGCCGGCCGGCCGGTTTTAAACATAGTTTAAAAATATGCGCTTGGAAAAGAGTTTGACATCACTGGTATCAACGAACCCTCGGTGAAGCTGCACTGTAGTGCACAGAGAGCGCCGCTCGACCAAGCTTTGCATTATATCACACAGATGGCGCTGCATGCCATTGGGTGGGTTTATTGGATATAGTTCAAACACGTTGCATCGTCTCACCATTTGCTAATTGTGAATTAAATTCTCGCATTCTTTTCTTTCAGATGCTGTATTTTTCGTATACAAATTTCATACAAGTGATTTATGTTCAAACCGCTTAAATACCATCATCTTATATAAATAATTCGTTTATCAAAATGTGATAAAAACAATAGAACTTTGGTAGTGCTTAAGAGTTTTTTCTAAAATTGCTATTATACACTCATTCCTGTACTACGCATACTAGTTAATGTATTGTATCTGTTGACAGTAAGAGTGATTTACCGACTCGTACCGTGTGCTCAGCGCTACTATCGGTCAATTTCCAAATGACGCTTGGTAATTACTTCAAATAATCTAAATAATCTCCTTAATCACTCTGCTAATCCGCGTCTAGTTGACATAAATCAACCCAGTAGCGTTGCAGTGTTGTGAGCAGTATTGGGGAATGTTCAGTTGAAGCTACAGCGTCTCGCAGTCACGATTACAATTTGTCGCTCgtgatggttgttgtttgtttaggtTCGTATGAAATATTCTTAGGTGCGcttggaaaaaaatgtttcaaatgctAACGTAGTAACGAAGAGTGCCGTCGTGATCGTTACAAGCAACAGGCAGTACATTTCAGTACAATTTATCTTACGACGAAGAGGGGGACAGGAACAGGTACATGAAGCCAGAAGCCAACATAAAGCACCAACCTAAGACGTCGCTTAATTAGACGTGAGGGTGTCCCTTTCcgattttctctttttttctcttctataAGGATGCGCAAAATGTTGACAGTGAACATCAACTTGGCTGGCATCATGTCAGCGGTCGATGCAAATTATTAAATAGCCAACAgagtacacacatacacaaaacaatgaaatgtgtttgaaGTCTTGTCGAAGTTGTCCGACGAAGAAAACCAAAGGAGatccaaataaaaattattctcAGTATCAGGAGAGCGATCTCCATAGTCCACCATACATTAATCACAATACTGAAGCGTCAATTGTGAAGCGTCAATAACAGCAATCATTTATGAAATGATTCTTAAAGTATATCAcaagttttctatctcaaaaTGGTGAAATAATCGTTGTGCCAGTGTTCTTGGCATTAGTACATCATGTTAATTACGATCCAaagcaccaaaccaaacccacAAATGTCGTCCAACAGAATGTTTCCCACTGGGTGTAAAACCCTTCCGCTCACAAATTGCACCGGCAGCGTTCGAAACCATCACCTCCTCCCCCGATCAAGCGGCAGCTGAGTGACACAAAACAAGCATAATTGACGTTAATCATATTTTTCGTCGGGCTGAATGCCCATTAGCAAAAATGGGTTCACGCGTTGGATTATTTAGCATTATAGAAAGAATAATAGCGATACTGCTGGGTTTGCCATAACACGTGTTTATTATTTGCCCTTTTCTGCCAATTTATATATCGGGCAGGGAAAAGCCAGTAGATGTTCCTAAATTCCTCCCAAGAATAATGTGTTCAACTTTAGCTAGGATTAACTGTCTGTGGAATGTGTCGAAACAGGTCGAACAAGTCAAAACTgttattttgcttttgttattttgctgTTAGTTTGCTACAATAATGAACCACCTCCTCATTCATTAATTGCAAGTTGCAGTATTCAACGATCGTTGTACTATACAATGATACCAGTTGATTTCATCGTTTGGACCACCGCAGAGTACAAGTGTTTCAATCCCATTGATACCTATTCTTCTGATTGTTCTAACTCGTTACAGATATGGACAAGATTCGCAACATGACGGACTTACTCCACATGGATCGTTCGACACACGTCGTACCAACGCCGGTTGGCTTCAGAGTGATCGGCAAGGACTTCGAGATACATTTCGATCGCATCAACGTGACGCATGCCGCCGAGGACGAGGGCCCACACCAACCCCAGGAGGACTACATACCAACGCTCGTGAAGCGCAAGACGTACGTTTGGGAGATAACAAGACGCCAACCGACTGCCAACATTACCGTACCGGTGTTCCTGGGAAAGATCCACGACAAGCAGGCCATTCCACCGTTTCAAAATGCAATTCCACCGCCGGATTCTGACACTAAAAAAGAGTAGAAGCAAGCTCCAATAGTGGTGCGCTTTTTTCTATTAGTAGTCCGTAACGAACAGTGCTTAAAGTAAGGAAATAGAAGCTGCTATAAAATGCCTTCGTATTTATAGGATCaggctgatttttttttaatagacACCAGCTCAATATTTTAAGGCATTTGATTACGATTGTTGAAAGTTAGTGATGATGaataactaatgaaatgttcaCAAGTTGACCAAAAGGAAAGCTTATATATTACTGTTTCATGTCACGTTTGACAGAAAAATTATTATCTCTCGTTGTATTATTTGACATTGTTATTAGTTAAGTATTGTAGAATGTATGAAGTTTgttgatttgaatttgaatctTTGTTGTGACACAACAAATTGACAACTAGTTTCACAAATGATACAGCTGAATTTATAGAAACAACGTTCGATTGGCAAATGACAAtggaattgaaatgaaatgaagaaataagaAGCAGTATCCATGAAAGGCATTTATTGTGAATTAAAGACATGATAACAGGTATAATGAAGTAACGAGGCTGAGTGATAAAAGTCGTTCCTTTTTCTCATAAACCGTTAAAGAAATACAGTTGTATTAACGGAAAACGATATCGATTTGCATAGGAAGTAAAGGAGACAATTACATTTTTCTATAAGcttaaacaattttcaaaacatccATCCAATCTATCTTTATCATTTTcggtaatttttatttatcaatcattctaaagatttgaaatttaattgagCTTGTTAAAATCGTAACCTTTATCTCTTTTGCGCTCAGTGAGATGCTTCCAAAAAGAAACGAtatgtccatccaattcgAGCGTACTCTATATGCCAACCACGCTAGAAATGGGAACAGTTCAAGCGATAATTAATGGTCTGCACAAATGCTTCGCGACTTTGACGATTCCAGTCAAATGGTTCCGCGACATACTTATGGTTTAcgatcacaaaaaaaaccataaagcTGCTGGTGGCAAGTTAAAAGAACACGCAGTTAATGGAAAAGTGTCGTCATATACAATCGAAGCAGGCGGTAACAGGCTGTTGTTTAATTTACCTATCCACCAAGCAAGCGGCGATAAGATGTCTTACTCTAAAACCGAATCGGATATTCCTTGACATTCTAGGGTGACACAGTGAGTAGCAATGGAAGCTGTACACTGTTTGATATGCTACATTAATCATTCGCTCATTTCGGTAAGCTCATCTCTCTGCTGATTCTCATCACGGTGTGCAGGGTCACAGAACGAAAGGGCGTACAACCAAAGGCACCACACTCCACACGA
The Anopheles moucheti chromosome 2, idAnoMoucSN_F20_07, whole genome shotgun sequence genome window above contains:
- the LOC128299391 gene encoding myogenesis-regulating glycosidase, translated to MSHRLLLSSLCLLFGFLAHSAVVAQTEYNLTFDRSSTVVNVNLKTRELRVTYSGLVVQQIRLSSNLDPAAEYTETADGFTLTNVATDGTVLELAKEVDDSSYSQFSVIRNAVPSNVVIVDCANLLSTHWYGGPQQKHQYWPVQKLRFNRYSMLSKEANNSAVGDRYWLNALGSFLHVDPWAPLFVDQNYGQPGFMCLESRAVLPYDTYEPSYDVRYTIGVGENARKAHMGAVGHILGKPSGHPAESMVTEPIWSTWARYKRDINSEVVLKFAREIIDNGFVGQYELDDDWEWCYGALTFNRTKFPDILSTITTIRELGFARTTLWIHPFINKGCEPWYSEAHRRGYLVADHSGNTDTEWWNSVRGQAAYVDFTKAEVREWFSNRLQAILDESSIDSFKFDAGESSWTPPDPVLNGPAGRRPSQIVGDYLRTVAAFGDLVEVRSALGTQDLPVFVRMIDKDSNWGWNNGLPTLITTLLQLNMVGYPLVLPDMVGGNGYDDSPPTKEMFIRWLQANVFMPSIQFSFVPWDFDTETVTIALVMTELHRSIAPVIMERFALAVSDGLPVNPPLWWLDPDDRIAQQIYDQYLLGDDIIAAPVIVNNARARDIYLPKGSWTDGNTGEKHTGPKWLRNYPVPLAMVPYFTRTV
- the LOC128299399 gene encoding uncharacterized protein LOC128299399 — translated: MANSVAGQLLVYALLLFFVVVAVFLSYAIILHTEQSQMWSTIKDRGATRTMPNGTTNYWYYIVRDMDKIRNMTDLLHMDRSTHVVPTPVGFRVIGKDFEIHFDRINVTHAAEDEGPHQPQEDYIPTLVKRKTYVWEITRRQPTANITVPVFLGKIHDKQAIPPFQNAIPPPDSDTKKE
- the LOC128299398 gene encoding uncharacterized protein LOC128299398, which gives rise to MKRVQVVSYFVRLVAIIILHNTMTAVFCDQKKVPVHYPNRVIFKNDTKSFTVRVTRFICTETPYEVSELLQCKTVLRRNKPTFFNFTVHVPMVLNTVNFQVKTYYRLNNYQGFPINLNTEVCGYLRNPSDDIFSRHLMSIMFETIPHLMYYCPHGNTTYTVSYWLEDKFFPKSMPAGDYRQDVWFRTEQNKTLFSYQVYFSVRRMGIWRSLIEW